A genome region from Gigantopelta aegis isolate Gae_Host chromosome 3, Gae_host_genome, whole genome shotgun sequence includes the following:
- the LOC121391042 gene encoding peroxisomal membrane protein 2-like translates to MSWSKEKDDNALDKALNTYSKLIQERPVLTKAITSACISSLGNILSQLIVPSSQLGNKIAWRSVLSYASFGFFISGPVVHHWYRLLEHLGGSKKDSTVVIKKILADRLLFTPPFIFTFLYVISILEGHGHKGAMHRIKEVYWYILKTNWKAWTAIQFFIIKYIPMKYRVLVGNFAQLVMTIFISYKRRQMSS, encoded by the exons ATGAGCTGGAGTAAAGAGAAAGATGACAATGCCCTTGACAAAGCATTGAACACCTACTCTAAACTTATACAAGAAAGACCAGTGCTAACGAAAGCTATAACAAG tgcCTGTATCTCATCTCTAGGCAACATTCTTTCACAGTTGATTGTTCCAAGTTCTCAGCTGGGTAACAAGATAGCATGGAGAAGTGTCTTATCATATGCTTCCTTTGG GTTTTTCATCAGTGGCCCTGTAGTTCATCACTGGTACAGACTTCTGGAGCACCTAGGTGGCTCAAAGAAGGATTCCACTGTGGTCATAAAGAAGATATTGGCTGATAGACTTTTATTTACTCCTCCGTTTATCTTCACATTCTTGTATGTGATTTCCATTTTAGAG GGTCATGGCCATAAAGGGGCAATGCATCGAATCAAAGAGGTTTACTGGTATATACTGAAGACGAATTGGAAAGCATGGACTgcaatacaattttttattataaaatatatcccAATGAAG tacAGAGTTCTGGTAGGAAATTTTGCTCAGTTGGTGATGACAATCTTCATATCCTACAAGAGAAGACAGATGTCATCCTGA